The genomic segment GCGCGCACTCAACGCCCTGGGCGCACACTCGATACCGCGGCCAGCAACGCCGCGGCCCCCAGCTGCACAATTCGCGACAGCGCGACCGCGCGGCGCAGATCGGCCGCACCGGGCTGGCGCCCGTCGCCCAGGGTCGGGCGGATCTGCAGCTCGTGGTGATACTGCGTGGGCCCGCCCAGCCGCACCCCCAGCGCGCCGGCGAAAGCCGCCTCGACGACGCCGGCGTTGGGACTGGGATGGCGAACCGCGTCGCGGTGCCAGGCCGCAACCGCGCCCAATGCCGACCCGCCGACCAGTGGTGCGCACACCACCACCAGCACCGCGGTCACCCGGGCCGCGACGTAGTTGGCCAAGTCGTCCAATCGTGCTGCAGCCCAACCGAATCGGATGTAACGCGGCGAGCGGTGGCCGATCATCGCGTCCAGGGTGTTGATCGCTCGATACATCAGCACACCGGGCACCCCGCTCGCGCTCGCCCACAGCAGCGGGGCCACTTGCGCATCGGAGGTGTTCTCGGCGACGGACTCCAGCGCCGCGCGGGTCAGCCCCGAGCCGTCCAGCCGGGACGGGTCGCGCCCACACAGCGACGGCAGCAGCTGCCGCGCGGCGTCGATGTCGTTGCGGTCGAGCAGCCGCGCCATGTCCAGGCCGGTGCGCGCCAGCGACGTTCCGCCCAGCGCGACCCAGGTCGCGGTGGCGGTGGCGGCGATCGGCCACAGCGGGTCGCGGTGTGTGGTGGCCCGCTGTACGGCCGTGCCGATCAGCCCCACCGTGCCGACGGCGAGACTGACGTGAAGTGCGCCCGCGATCTTCGCGTCGCGGTAGGTGAACCGCTCCAGCCAGGCGGCCGCGTCGCCGAATGCCGCGACGGGATGGCCCCGTTTCGGATCGCTCAGCGCGAGATCGGCCAGGCAGCCGACCAGCACGCCGACGATCCGGGTCCGCGTCACAAGCACTTCGGCAGCGTCTCACATGCGCCTTCCGGATCGCATCACTGAGGTCTGCCCACTTCGGGCGGGACCTGACGTCTGGGCCGTCGACGTGGTCTACTCGCCTATATGAAGGCCGTGACCCGGGTGGCCGACCTGCTCAACGCGGCGGCACCGCTGCTGCCCGCCGCGAACGTGATCATGCAGCTGTCCCTGCCGGGCGTCGGCTACGGCGTGCTGGAAAGTCCGGTCGACAGCGGCAACGTCTACAAACACCCGTTCAAACGGGCCCGCACCACCGGCACCTACCTGGCGGTGGCGACCATCGGGACCGAGTCCGACCGCGCGCTGATCCGCGACGCCGTCGACGTCGCACATCGCCAGGTGCGGTCCACGGCGGTCAGCCCGGTGTCCTACAACGCGTTCGACCCCAAGCTGCAGCTGTGGGTGGCCGCCTGCCTGTATCGCTACTTCGTCGATCAGCACGAGTTCCTCAATGGTCCCCTGGACGAGGCCAGCGCCGAGGCGGTCTATCAGGACGCCAAGCGGTTGGGCACGACATTGCAGGTGCCCGAGCGGATGTGGCCGCCGGACCTCGTCGCGTTCGACGAGTACTGGAAGCGTTCGCTCGACCAGCTGCGCATCGACCCGCCGGTGCGCGAGCACCTGCGCGGCGTGGCCGCCATGGCGTTTCTGCCGTGGCCGCTGCGGATGCTGGCCCGTCCGCTCAACCTGTTCGCGACGACGGGGTTCTTGGCCCCGGAGTTCCGGGCGATGATGCAACTGGACTGGTCGCAGCGTCAGCAGCGGCGGTTCGAGTGGCTGCTGTCCGCGTTGCGGCTGGCCGATCTGTTCATCCCGCACCGCGCGTGGATCTTCGGTTATCAGCTTTACCTGTGGGACATGCGATTTCGGGCACGCCGCGGCTGGCGGATCGTCTAGATGGCGACGCCGGCACGAGCAGCAAAGGCCACCATCGTCACCTGCATCGCGCTGGAGTTCTTCGCCCGCCGGGGTGACGCAGCGGGCCCCGCACCCACCGAGCGTGAACTCCACGACGCACACCCGGCGTGTTGCGTCGTGAAATGCACACTCGGGCAGCGTGGACGGCTGAGCTCTTAGCGAACCGTGCCGAAAAACGTACGCAGGTCCTCGACGAACAGCTCGGGTTGTTCGAACGCGGCGAAGTGACCGCCGCGCGGCATGTCGGTCCAGTGCGTGATGTGGTAGTTCGGCTCGCACCAGATGCGGGGTGACTTCAGCAGCTCACCCGGGAAAGCGGCTACGCCGGTGGGCAATTCGACGCGGCCACCCCCGCCCCAGACGCTGAAGCTCTCCCAGTACAGCCGGGCCGACGACGCGGCGGTGTTGGTCACCCAGTACACCATCACGTTGTCGAGCAGCTCGTCTCGGCTCACCGCGTTCTCGGGGTGACCGTCGCAATCGGCCCAGTCCCAGAACTTCTCGACGATCCACGCCAGCTGCCCGACGGGCGAGTCGGCCAGACCGTAGCCGAGCGTCTGCGGCCGAGTGGACTGCTGCTTGGAATAGCCGGTGCCCCACTTGCGGTGGTTGGCCAGCCCGGCCAGAGCGGCTTTCTCCTGCTCGGTCGGATTGTCGAGGTTACCCGGACGGCCGATCGGCATGTTCAGGTGAATCCCCGCGCAATGGCCACCGTTTCGGCCGATCTGCGTGGTGACGGCGGCACCCCAATCGCCGCCCTGAGCGCCGTAGCGGTCGTAGCCGAGCCGGCGCATCAGCTGCTCCCAGGCCTGCGCGATCTTCTCCACGCCCCACCCGGTGCGGGTGGGCTTGCCGGAAAAGCCGTAGCCGGGCAGCGACGGACACACGACATGAAAGGCATCCTCGGCACGCCCGGACGGCGGATTGGTCAGTGGCTCAATCACCTTGTGGAACTCCACAATTGAGCCCGGCCAGCCATGCGTGATCACCAGCGGGAAGGCGTCGGAGTGCGGGGACCGCTGGTGAATGAAATGAATGTCCAGCCCGTCGATATCGGTGACGAACTGGTCGAAGCGATTGAGCGCGGCCTCACGAGACCGCCAGTCGTATTCGTTGGCCCAGTAGTCGGCCAGCTCGCGGGTGTAGGCCAGCGGAATGCCCTGACTCCAGTCGTCCACGCATTCGGCTTCCGGCCATCGAGTGCGCGCGAGGCGCGACCGCAGATCGTCGAGTACGTCGTCGGGAACGTCGATTCGAAACGGCTTCACGCACTCATAGTGCCGCCGTGGGCGAACCCGGCGACAGCCGCCCCCGCGGCCGCGTCGCTCTTACCGTTCTCTTAATATTTGGGTAAGGTGTCCGCCATGACCGACGCGACCGGCGTGCGAAGCCACCTGCGCTCCAGCGCCGACGCCGC from the Mycobacterium lentiflavum genome contains:
- a CDS encoding cobalamin biosynthesis protein; its protein translation is MLVTRTRIVGVLVGCLADLALSDPKRGHPVAAFGDAAAWLERFTYRDAKIAGALHVSLAVGTVGLIGTAVQRATTHRDPLWPIAATATATWVALGGTSLARTGLDMARLLDRNDIDAARQLLPSLCGRDPSRLDGSGLTRAALESVAENTSDAQVAPLLWASASGVPGVLMYRAINTLDAMIGHRSPRYIRFGWAAARLDDLANYVAARVTAVLVVVCAPLVGGSALGAVAAWHRDAVRHPSPNAGVVEAAFAGALGVRLGGPTQYHHELQIRPTLGDGRQPGAADLRRAVALSRIVQLGAAALLAAVSSVRPGR
- a CDS encoding oxygenase MpaB family protein, whose translation is MKAVTRVADLLNAAAPLLPAANVIMQLSLPGVGYGVLESPVDSGNVYKHPFKRARTTGTYLAVATIGTESDRALIRDAVDVAHRQVRSTAVSPVSYNAFDPKLQLWVAACLYRYFVDQHEFLNGPLDEASAEAVYQDAKRLGTTLQVPERMWPPDLVAFDEYWKRSLDQLRIDPPVREHLRGVAAMAFLPWPLRMLARPLNLFATTGFLAPEFRAMMQLDWSQRQQRRFEWLLSALRLADLFIPHRAWIFGYQLYLWDMRFRARRGWRIV
- a CDS encoding epoxide hydrolase family protein codes for the protein MKPFRIDVPDDVLDDLRSRLARTRWPEAECVDDWSQGIPLAYTRELADYWANEYDWRSREAALNRFDQFVTDIDGLDIHFIHQRSPHSDAFPLVITHGWPGSIVEFHKVIEPLTNPPSGRAEDAFHVVCPSLPGYGFSGKPTRTGWGVEKIAQAWEQLMRRLGYDRYGAQGGDWGAAVTTQIGRNGGHCAGIHLNMPIGRPGNLDNPTEQEKAALAGLANHRKWGTGYSKQQSTRPQTLGYGLADSPVGQLAWIVEKFWDWADCDGHPENAVSRDELLDNVMVYWVTNTAASSARLYWESFSVWGGGGRVELPTGVAAFPGELLKSPRIWCEPNYHITHWTDMPRGGHFAAFEQPELFVEDLRTFFGTVR